Proteins co-encoded in one Acinetobacter lwoffii genomic window:
- a CDS encoding DUF1311 domain-containing protein — protein sequence MRLAWFLVAIFVGTAVQTQAAVGYSKEYTQCMNFSYGNTPKAEKCLEKELKVHNKRLKKNYKTYFKLNPNQTAVIRSQHVLWERKLSQQCNFRMSGKYAKQQQGQCMLALIMDQANLYQSRSYASGFR from the coding sequence ATGCGTCTTGCATGGTTTTTAGTTGCAATTTTTGTGGGTACTGCGGTTCAGACACAGGCTGCTGTTGGGTATTCCAAGGAATATACACAGTGCATGAATTTTAGTTATGGTAATACACCCAAAGCGGAAAAATGCCTGGAAAAAGAGCTGAAAGTTCACAATAAACGTCTGAAGAAAAACTATAAAACTTATTTTAAATTGAATCCGAATCAGACTGCAGTTATCCGCAGTCAGCATGTATTGTGGGAACGTAAACTGTCCCAGCAATGTAACTTTAGAATGTCAGGAAAATATGCCAAGCAGCAACAGGGTCAATGTATGCTGGCTTTGATCATGGATCAGGCCAATCTTTATCAATCCCGCTCTTATGCGTCCGGGTTCCGATAA
- the prmB gene encoding 50S ribosomal protein L3 N(5)-glutamine methyltransferase, producing MDRPTISPEHMQEAAENLTTIRDFIRFGVTALRQYDAHLGQGTEDYFAESSALVLQTLSLEWKADAEILDAKLLPSEKAEFLSLLERRINEKVPTSYLLNLAYFDGKPYYVDERVLIPRSPIAELIQNRFAPYCLGEHGQMGEAVNNLPENPNPKTPQRILDMCTGSGCIAIALAYAFPEAEVDATDISKEALEVAQINTEHHDKQYQIALLESDLFEKIPAENQYDLIVSNPPYVDAEDMADLPEEFHHEPELALAAGQDGLDLVRKMLAQAADYLTENGLIVIEVGNSEWAMRQNFNSVDFYWLQFQKGGTGIFALTAEQCRTYRDLFIQSIQA from the coding sequence GTGGATCGACCGACTATTAGCCCTGAACATATGCAGGAAGCCGCTGAAAATTTAACCACCATTCGTGATTTTATTCGTTTTGGTGTGACAGCATTACGTCAATACGATGCACATTTGGGCCAAGGCACAGAAGATTATTTTGCTGAAAGTTCAGCGCTAGTGCTGCAAACCCTGTCGCTAGAATGGAAAGCGGACGCTGAAATTTTAGATGCCAAATTATTACCAAGTGAAAAAGCCGAATTTTTAAGTCTGCTGGAACGCCGTATTAATGAAAAAGTACCAACTTCATATTTATTGAACCTGGCTTACTTCGACGGTAAACCTTATTACGTTGATGAGCGCGTGCTAATCCCTCGTTCACCGATTGCTGAACTGATTCAAAACCGTTTTGCCCCGTATTGCCTGGGTGAACATGGTCAAATGGGTGAGGCAGTCAATAACTTGCCGGAAAACCCGAATCCAAAGACGCCTCAACGTATTCTAGATATGTGTACCGGTTCAGGCTGTATCGCGATTGCCTTGGCTTATGCTTTCCCTGAAGCGGAAGTGGATGCGACTGATATTTCCAAAGAAGCCTTAGAAGTTGCGCAAATCAATACTGAGCATCATGACAAGCAATATCAGATCGCATTGCTTGAATCGGATTTGTTCGAAAAAATTCCAGCCGAAAATCAATACGATTTAATCGTATCTAATCCGCCGTATGTCGATGCGGAAGATATGGCGGATTTGCCTGAGGAATTCCATCATGAGCCTGAGCTTGCGCTTGCTGCAGGTCAGGACGGTCTGGATCTGGTGCGTAAAATGCTGGCTCAAGCTGCAGATTATCTGACTGAGAATGGCCTGATCGTGATCGAAGTGGGTAACTCAGAATGGGCGATGCGCCAAAACTTTAATTCGGTTGATTTCTACTGGTTACAATTCCAGAAAGGTGGTACGGGTATCTTTGCATTGACTGCAGAGCAATGCCGTACTTACCGCGATTTATTTATTCAGTCTATTCAAGCATAA
- the aroC gene encoding chorismate synthase — MAGNSIGQLFRVTTCGESHGVGLMAIIDGVPPGIELTEADLQKDLDRRKPGTSKFATQRKEPDEVEIISGVFEGKTTGTSIGLLIRNTDQKSKDYGNIAQTFRPGHADYTYTQKYGFRDYRGGGRSSARETAMRVAAGAIAKKFLFEKFGIEIRGHVTQIGTEKAEKLDWNEVPNNPFFCGDVDAVPRFEALVTSLREQGTSCGAKLEIIASKVPVGWGEPVFDRLDADIAHAMMSINAVKGVEIGDGFGVAEQFGHESRDELTTEGFLANHAGGILGGISSGQDIRVAIALKPTASITTPGKTINIEREDTDVLTKGRHDPCVGVRATPIAEAMLAIVLMDHFMRHRAQNADVVAPFAPIEPK; from the coding sequence ATGGCAGGTAATAGTATAGGGCAACTGTTCCGTGTAACGACTTGTGGTGAATCTCACGGTGTTGGCCTGATGGCCATCATCGATGGGGTTCCACCCGGCATTGAGCTGACTGAAGCGGATTTGCAAAAAGATCTGGACCGCCGTAAGCCGGGTACATCGAAATTTGCAACCCAGCGTAAAGAACCAGATGAAGTAGAAATTATTTCCGGTGTGTTTGAGGGTAAAACCACCGGTACTTCAATTGGTTTGTTAATTCGTAATACGGATCAAAAATCGAAAGACTACGGCAATATTGCGCAGACATTCCGACCGGGTCATGCCGACTATACCTATACCCAAAAGTATGGTTTCCGTGATTACCGTGGTGGAGGCCGTTCAAGTGCGCGTGAAACGGCAATGCGTGTTGCTGCGGGTGCAATTGCCAAGAAATTCCTTTTCGAGAAATTTGGCATTGAGATTCGTGGTCATGTAACCCAGATTGGTACTGAAAAAGCAGAGAAACTGGACTGGAACGAAGTTCCAAACAATCCGTTTTTCTGTGGCGATGTGGATGCAGTACCGCGTTTTGAAGCGCTAGTGACGTCTTTGCGTGAGCAAGGTACCAGTTGTGGCGCTAAACTGGAGATCATTGCATCTAAAGTGCCAGTCGGTTGGGGCGAGCCAGTCTTTGATCGTCTGGATGCTGATATTGCGCATGCCATGATGTCGATTAATGCCGTTAAAGGTGTAGAAATCGGTGATGGTTTTGGCGTTGCTGAACAGTTTGGTCATGAAAGCCGTGATGAACTCACCACAGAAGGCTTCCTGGCCAATCATGCTGGCGGTATTCTAGGCGGTATTTCTAGCGGTCAGGACATTCGTGTTGCGATTGCGTTGAAGCCGACTGCATCTATCACCACGCCGGGTAAAACCATCAATATTGAGCGTGAAGATACTGATGTGTTGACCAAAGGCCGTCATGATCCTTGTGTGGGTGTGCGTGCAACCCCGATTGCTGAAGCGATGCTGGCGATAGTACTCATGGATCATTTCATGCGTCACCGTGCGCAAAATGCCGATGTAGTTGCGCCATTTGCACCGATTGAACCTAAATAA
- a CDS encoding GNAT family N-acetyltransferase: MNHYKNIRLASKADVQQLTMLINTAYRTPGGWTTEAGMIQGDRIQEKQLYDLLNLENFQLFVLEIDNKLLGCIGVSLGQQVAEIGSFAVAPAEQNSGYGKQLLDFAESHIFEIFKKKVIQMSVLNVRIELLAYYQRRGYQLTEKIEAYPLGQNVGERLITLHLLILEKISKSI, translated from the coding sequence ATGAATCACTATAAAAATATACGATTGGCAAGCAAAGCTGATGTTCAGCAACTTACTATGCTGATTAATACAGCTTATCGTACTCCGGGTGGATGGACGACTGAAGCAGGAATGATCCAGGGTGATCGTATTCAAGAAAAACAGTTATATGACTTGCTCAATTTAGAAAATTTTCAGCTCTTTGTGTTGGAAATTGATAATAAGCTTCTTGGTTGTATTGGCGTGAGCTTAGGACAGCAAGTAGCAGAGATTGGAAGCTTTGCTGTTGCACCTGCTGAGCAAAACTCGGGTTATGGCAAGCAATTATTGGACTTTGCCGAATCCCATATTTTCGAAATATTTAAAAAGAAAGTGATTCAGATGTCAGTATTAAATGTCCGTATTGAACTGCTGGCATATTATCAGCGCCGTGGCTATCAGCTGACTGAAAAGATTGAAGCATATCCACTGGGTCAAAATGTCGGAGAACGGTTGATTACGTTACATTTGCTGATTTTAGAAAAAATCAGCAAATCAATATGA
- a CDS encoding AEC family transporter has translation MLHIILTSLFPLIGLISFGYLLKRRQWLSDDFWRGAEKLNYYALFPVMLFLNLATAKIQMDVIQDVVLVVFSIMAVVSIALYILRHIYQISYARFGVYVQGLLRFNTYIGLAAVSALFHQQGMTIFAVIMVLCIPLVNILSVLAFTRSHDMQLKKIILDLSKNPLILGCIVGGLFNLSGLSLWTGAEQFLKQIALCSLPLGLMCVGAALQFQGFQRDVLPLSLITFGRLFGMPLIAFLVCKIFQIDALTTQVLVLFFALPTASASYVLTRVYGGDSELMASIISVQTVVAAVSLVLMLSWLI, from the coding sequence ATGCTGCATATTATTTTAACTTCTTTATTTCCTCTCATCGGACTGATCAGCTTTGGCTATTTACTTAAGCGCAGGCAATGGTTGAGTGATGATTTTTGGCGAGGCGCAGAAAAGTTAAATTATTATGCACTGTTTCCGGTGATGCTGTTTTTAAATCTGGCCACTGCCAAGATTCAAATGGATGTCATTCAGGATGTAGTGCTTGTCGTATTTAGTATAATGGCTGTGGTCAGTATTGCACTGTATATTTTGCGTCATATTTACCAGATATCTTATGCGCGTTTCGGCGTCTATGTTCAGGGCTTGCTGCGCTTTAATACCTATATTGGCCTTGCTGCTGTTAGTGCCTTATTTCATCAGCAAGGTATGACCATCTTCGCGGTGATCATGGTGCTGTGTATTCCTTTGGTGAATATCTTATCGGTGCTGGCATTTACCCGTAGTCATGATATGCAGCTGAAAAAAATCATCCTGGATTTGTCTAAAAATCCATTAATTCTAGGCTGTATTGTGGGTGGTTTATTTAATCTTTCTGGTTTGTCACTCTGGACTGGAGCAGAGCAGTTTCTTAAACAGATTGCACTGTGCAGTTTGCCGCTCGGTTTGATGTGTGTGGGAGCAGCCTTACAGTTTCAGGGTTTTCAGCGTGATGTGTTGCCACTCAGCCTGATAACCTTTGGCCGCCTGTTCGGAATGCCGCTGATTGCATTTTTAGTGTGTAAAATTTTCCAGATTGATGCATTAACTACTCAGGTTTTGGTCTTGTTCTTTGCACTTCCTACCGCTTCAGCTTCGTATGTTTTAACCCGGGTATATGGCGGCGATAGCGAGTTAATGGCCAGTATTATCAGTGTACAAACAGTGGTCGCAGCAGTAAGCTTAGTACTGATGCTTTCTTGGCTTATCTAA
- a CDS encoding D-amino acid dehydrogenase yields MRHVVVIGAGITGVTTAYELALSGYQVTVVDRHLYPAMETSFANGGQLSACNAEVWNQKATVLKGIKWMSQKTAPLLLNPSFSIHKYSWLMEFLGNIKHYEANTRETVRLALLARARLFEIAETENIDFDLEKRGILHFYHNKTDYDVAIKVNDLLCSGGLERNAISNAEIKQIEPALTGDYYAGFYCQSDATGDIHKFSTVLAKACMQKGVKFEFGQDVFAIDHQAQNIRVKCKPSTENVHSSPEDVLEINADAIVICAGVGSYQLAEILGERVNVYPVKGYSITVQLNDEQSQNNAPWVSLLDESAKIVLSRLGKDRLRVAGTAEFNGYNRDIRADRIQPLIDWTNRNFDLCTEHVVPWAGLRPMMPNMMPVVRRGKHERVFYNTGHGHLGWTLSAATAAMISQEIAQYYPA; encoded by the coding sequence ATGCGTCATGTCGTGGTGATTGGGGCCGGGATTACTGGAGTAACCACAGCTTATGAGCTGGCATTATCAGGCTATCAAGTGACCGTGGTTGATCGGCATCTATATCCGGCAATGGAAACATCCTTTGCCAATGGCGGCCAGCTTTCTGCCTGTAATGCCGAAGTATGGAACCAGAAAGCCACGGTACTCAAAGGCATCAAATGGATGTCACAAAAAACCGCACCACTTTTGCTCAATCCTTCTTTCAGTATACATAAATACAGCTGGCTCATGGAATTTCTGGGCAATATCAAACATTATGAAGCCAATACCCGAGAAACGGTACGGCTGGCTTTACTGGCAAGAGCACGCTTATTTGAAATTGCCGAAACAGAAAATATTGATTTCGATCTGGAAAAACGCGGCATTTTACATTTTTATCATAACAAGACGGATTATGATGTTGCGATCAAAGTGAATGATCTGTTGTGTAGCGGTGGTCTGGAGCGCAACGCAATTTCTAATGCAGAAATCAAACAGATCGAACCCGCATTAACGGGCGATTATTACGCAGGATTTTACTGCCAGAGCGATGCCACCGGGGATATTCATAAATTTAGTACCGTTCTGGCCAAAGCCTGTATGCAAAAAGGCGTGAAATTTGAGTTTGGTCAAGATGTTTTCGCTATTGATCATCAGGCTCAAAATATTCGGGTTAAATGCAAACCCAGTACTGAAAATGTCCATTCCTCTCCAGAGGATGTTCTAGAAATTAATGCAGATGCCATTGTGATCTGTGCAGGTGTTGGCAGTTATCAACTGGCTGAGATTCTTGGTGAACGAGTCAATGTCTATCCAGTCAAAGGCTACTCGATTACCGTGCAACTGAATGATGAGCAGAGCCAGAACAACGCACCTTGGGTCAGTCTGCTAGATGAAAGTGCGAAAATTGTCTTGTCACGCCTAGGCAAGGATCGTTTGCGTGTTGCAGGAACAGCCGAGTTTAATGGCTATAACCGGGATATTCGTGCTGACCGAATTCAACCTTTAATTGACTGGACCAATCGTAATTTTGACCTGTGTACTGAGCATGTTGTTCCGTGGGCAGGCTTACGCCCCATGATGCCAAATATGATGCCTGTGGTACGCCGTGGCAAACATGAGCGGGTCTTTTACAATACCGGACATGGTCATCTGGGCTGGACTTTATCAGCTGCAACGGCTGCGATGATTAGTCAGGAAATTGCGCAATACTATCCAGCTTAA
- a CDS encoding A1S_1983 family putative colistin resistance protein encodes MLLKTDINMLKIIGLMLGLGMISTGSSAITMDCSDDSKKTAAMNKVCSASLAESRAKLADQYFTAFLITDAPVRLLQDSQQLWATRLQQCKTLDCFKQQFEWRLDDLNVYISLNQSLTQHYIKFEQGQIAKQPVHLKIHQLTKDRIKIEGLAYRNPNNRTEKQIIPFLAYTTPETKNQITDNENDCRYEFNYSKAILAVSSQQKGCERFTGIYRLYD; translated from the coding sequence ATGCTACTGAAAACTGATATAAATATGTTGAAAATAATTGGCCTGATGCTCGGTCTGGGGATGATTTCTACGGGTAGCTCAGCGATCACAATGGATTGTAGCGATGACAGCAAAAAAACGGCTGCCATGAATAAAGTCTGCTCAGCATCGCTGGCTGAATCTCGTGCAAAACTCGCAGACCAATACTTTACTGCTTTTCTGATTACCGATGCGCCTGTGCGCTTATTGCAAGATAGCCAACAATTATGGGCGACCCGTTTACAGCAATGCAAAACGCTAGACTGTTTTAAACAGCAGTTTGAATGGCGTTTAGATGATTTAAATGTCTATATTTCACTGAATCAAAGTCTGACCCAGCATTATATTAAGTTTGAACAGGGACAAATCGCCAAGCAGCCTGTACATCTCAAGATTCATCAACTGACCAAAGACCGGATCAAGATTGAAGGCCTAGCCTATCGTAATCCGAATAACCGGACCGAGAAACAGATCATTCCTTTTTTAGCCTATACCACGCCTGAGACAAAAAACCAGATCACCGATAATGAAAATGACTGCCGCTATGAGTTTAACTATAGTAAAGCCATTTTAGCGGTCAGTAGCCAGCAGAAAGGCTGTGAACGCTTTACCGGTATTTATCGACTATATGATTGA
- the ispF gene encoding 2-C-methyl-D-erythritol 2,4-cyclodiphosphate synthase, with translation MIAQIRIGQGLDVHAFEEGDFVTLAGIQIPHTHGLKAHSDGDVVLHALCDALLGALALGDIGQHFPDTDPEFKGADSRVLLKHVYQLILDRGYHLNNADITVACERPKLAKHNLAMRQSIADVLDVDVTQISIKATTTEQLGFTGRQEGIMSMATVLLSHSK, from the coding sequence GTGATCGCACAAATTCGTATTGGCCAGGGGCTGGATGTGCATGCATTTGAAGAAGGTGATTTTGTCACTCTGGCAGGCATTCAAATTCCGCATACTCACGGTCTGAAAGCACATTCGGATGGTGATGTAGTGCTGCATGCACTCTGTGATGCTTTGTTGGGTGCTTTGGCGCTGGGAGATATTGGCCAGCATTTCCCCGATACAGATCCTGAGTTTAAAGGTGCGGATAGCCGGGTACTACTCAAGCATGTTTATCAGCTAATTCTGGATCGTGGTTATCACCTGAATAATGCCGATATTACCGTGGCCTGTGAACGTCCAAAACTGGCTAAACACAATCTGGCGATGCGTCAAAGTATTGCAGATGTCTTGGATGTTGATGTGACTCAAATCAGTATCAAAGCCACCACCACTGAACAGTTAGGTTTTACCGGTCGTCAGGAAGGAATTATGTCCATGGCAACCGTGCTATTGAGCCACAGCAAATAA
- a CDS encoding protein tyrosine phosphatase family protein, which produces MNDIETALSQIENFQFIHEHLFSSGQPTTTQLQLMKEYGVSTVINVALTDSEQYLPHEDKICLELGLNYIQVPISWETPSDNQCLLVLDLIDHLVKEQMVWVHCSQNYHVSCLMYLYRQYYMDMDLPTAQEHLHQIWEPNETWTGLMHAVALQLQGRKATQELELSLINPNYFA; this is translated from the coding sequence ATGAATGATATTGAAACGGCATTAAGCCAGATTGAGAATTTTCAGTTCATACACGAACATCTGTTTAGCTCCGGTCAACCGACCACTACCCAATTACAGCTGATGAAAGAATACGGTGTATCTACTGTCATCAATGTGGCGCTGACCGATAGCGAACAGTATCTGCCGCATGAAGATAAAATTTGCCTTGAGCTGGGACTGAACTATATTCAGGTTCCGATTTCCTGGGAAACCCCTTCAGACAATCAATGCCTGCTGGTACTGGACCTGATCGATCATCTGGTAAAAGAGCAAATGGTCTGGGTACATTGTTCGCAAAACTACCATGTCAGCTGTCTGATGTATTTATATCGTCAATACTATATGGATATGGATCTGCCTACAGCACAAGAACACTTGCATCAGATCTGGGAACCGAATGAAACCTGGACCGGTTTAATGCATGCGGTTGCTCTACAGCTACAAGGCCGTAAAGCAACTCAGGAACTGGAACTTTCCTTGATTAATCCGAATTATTTTGCCTGA
- a CDS encoding 3-deoxy-7-phosphoheptulonate synthase yields the protein MNTQQSNPISASDIDDVNIHSMIPLVTPAELKAELPLTETAYQTVLHGRETIRKILDGEDKRLFVVIGPCSIHDPAAAHEYAERLKVLSEKVKDSLYIVMRVYFEKPRTTVGWKGLINDPDMNDSFNIEKGLRIGRKLLLELNEMGLPCATEALDPNSPQYYQDLISWSAIGARTTESQTHREMSSGLSSPVGFKNGTDGGLTVATNAMQSVKHGHSFLGLNDQGQVAVIRTSGNPYAHVVLRGGNGKPNYDAGSVADAEAALAKAKVSTKIMIDASHANSNKDPYLQPLVLKNISEQILDGNKSIVGIMVESHLKGGRQDIPANLNDMEYGQSVTDGCIDWETTEKVLLDMHEALKDILPNR from the coding sequence ATGAATACACAACAGTCAAATCCTATTTCAGCATCAGATATTGATGACGTGAATATCCACAGCATGATTCCTCTTGTAACCCCTGCTGAGCTTAAAGCAGAGTTACCGTTGACTGAAACTGCTTATCAAACCGTACTGCATGGTCGTGAAACGATTCGTAAAATTCTGGATGGTGAAGACAAACGCCTGTTCGTTGTAATTGGCCCTTGTTCTATCCATGATCCGGCGGCGGCGCATGAATATGCTGAACGCTTAAAAGTACTGAGCGAAAAAGTTAAAGACAGCTTATACATCGTGATGCGGGTTTATTTTGAAAAACCACGGACTACCGTAGGCTGGAAAGGCCTGATCAATGACCCAGACATGAATGATTCATTCAATATTGAAAAAGGTCTGCGTATCGGTCGCAAGCTATTACTTGAACTGAATGAAATGGGCTTGCCATGTGCCACTGAAGCACTTGATCCAAACTCGCCACAGTATTACCAAGACCTGATTTCATGGTCAGCAATTGGTGCACGTACCACAGAAAGCCAGACCCATCGTGAAATGTCTTCTGGCCTTTCTTCACCAGTCGGCTTTAAAAATGGTACTGACGGCGGTTTAACGGTCGCGACCAATGCGATGCAATCTGTGAAACATGGTCACAGCTTCCTCGGTCTGAATGATCAGGGTCAGGTGGCTGTGATTCGCACTTCAGGCAATCCTTATGCTCACGTGGTACTGCGTGGCGGTAATGGCAAACCGAACTACGATGCAGGCTCGGTTGCCGATGCAGAAGCTGCTCTAGCCAAGGCCAAAGTCAGCACCAAGATCATGATTGATGCCAGCCACGCCAACTCTAACAAAGACCCGTACCTGCAACCACTTGTACTTAAAAACATTTCCGAACAAATTCTTGATGGAAACAAGTCAATTGTTGGTATTATGGTAGAAAGTCATCTTAAGGGTGGTCGTCAGGACATTCCGGCGAACCTGAATGATATGGAATACGGTCAATCCGTTACGGATGGCTGTATCGACTGGGAAACGACTGAAAAAGTTTTACTCGACATGCATGAGGCATTGAAAGACATTTTACCTAATCGTTAA
- a CDS encoding sulfite exporter TauE/SafE family protein produces the protein MFGPIEFILAGVLVGFCVGVTGVGGGSLMTPILISLFRIEPHIAIGTDLLYAAISKFCGSFVHAKKMNIVWPIVIWLAVGSIPASFATHWVLENYLSQSTHYKAVLTMVLGFMLTITGLSILFRTQIENLFNKYRKQELPDMTQDLEKVKLQAKEKRVAIIIMGIILGIFVTLSSVGAGAFGIMALVVMFPNLPMIRIIGSDVVHAVLLTLVAGLGHMSSGNVDFMLLMWLLVGSIPAIIVGTLLSSRMPEKLIRKILGITLFALGVNFMINPVKSKPAQPAETAMIIVNQNSPSV, from the coding sequence ATGTTTGGTCCGATTGAATTTATTTTAGCAGGCGTTCTGGTAGGTTTTTGTGTAGGTGTCACCGGTGTCGGTGGCGGTTCATTAATGACGCCAATTCTTATCAGTTTATTCCGGATTGAACCGCATATCGCGATTGGTACTGACCTGCTCTATGCCGCGATTTCTAAATTCTGTGGCTCGTTTGTGCATGCCAAGAAAATGAATATTGTCTGGCCGATTGTGATCTGGCTGGCCGTTGGCAGTATTCCCGCATCTTTTGCAACGCATTGGGTACTCGAGAACTATCTGAGCCAATCGACGCATTACAAAGCCGTCCTGACCATGGTCTTGGGCTTTATGCTGACTATTACCGGCTTATCCATTCTGTTTCGCACCCAGATCGAAAATCTTTTTAATAAATACAGAAAACAAGAACTACCGGATATGACGCAGGATCTGGAAAAAGTGAAGCTGCAAGCCAAAGAAAAGCGCGTTGCTATCATCATCATGGGCATTATCTTGGGCATATTTGTCACGCTATCTTCAGTGGGTGCCGGTGCATTTGGTATCATGGCACTTGTAGTGATGTTCCCGAATCTGCCGATGATTCGTATTATTGGCTCTGACGTGGTGCACGCGGTATTACTGACACTGGTTGCAGGGCTGGGTCATATGTCTTCAGGCAATGTCGATTTCATGCTGCTCATGTGGTTATTGGTGGGGTCTATTCCGGCGATTATTGTCGGCACTTTACTCAGCTCACGTATGCCGGAAAAACTGATCCGCAAAATTTTAGGTATTACCCTATTTGCCCTCGGTGTAAATTTCATGATTAATCCTGTGAAATCAAAACCGGCTCAACCTGCTGAAACAGCAATGATAATTGTGAATCAAAATTCCCCGTCCGTTTAA
- the lpxB gene encoding lipid-A-disaccharide synthase, with translation MLNRKLKIGIVVGEVSGDTLGAKLIRRFSEQGIDAEFEGIGGPQMIAEGFKSYYPMDILSVMGIVEVLKDIKKLFAVRDGLVETWTKDPVDIFIGIDAPDFNLRLSKTIKQKQLPIKTVQYVSPSVWAWRQGRIHGIKASIDLVLCLFPFEKAFFKQWDVPAAFVGHPLASQLPLENPILDAQTELGLDPHQKYIALLPGSRRGEIERLGPLVLDAANILHQKHPDYTFLIPAINDARKQQIESLLATYPESLKAQIRLMENTSAESKIGRQVMNASNIIALASGTATLEAMLLHRPMVTFYKLHWLTYRIAKLLVKIPYFSLPNIIAGKKVIQELIQSAATPENLAAEIEKLMDIEAAQIQVMQHITMHKQLLSGNSEDPVTAVLALVQ, from the coding sequence TTGCTAAATCGAAAACTTAAAATTGGAATCGTGGTCGGTGAAGTTTCTGGAGATACGCTTGGCGCAAAATTGATTCGCCGTTTTAGTGAGCAAGGCATTGATGCTGAATTTGAAGGTATCGGTGGGCCACAAATGATCGCTGAAGGCTTTAAAAGCTATTATCCGATGGATATTTTATCGGTGATGGGCATTGTCGAAGTTTTAAAAGATATTAAAAAACTGTTTGCTGTGCGGGATGGTCTGGTGGAAACCTGGACTAAAGATCCGGTCGATATTTTTATCGGGATTGATGCGCCTGATTTTAACCTGCGTTTGTCAAAAACCATTAAACAAAAACAGTTACCGATTAAAACCGTGCAATACGTCAGTCCTTCGGTCTGGGCATGGCGTCAAGGCCGTATACATGGCATTAAAGCCAGTATTGATCTGGTACTGTGCCTATTTCCATTTGAAAAAGCCTTTTTCAAGCAATGGGATGTTCCGGCAGCTTTTGTTGGACATCCGCTCGCCAGTCAGTTGCCGCTTGAAAATCCGATTCTGGATGCTCAGACAGAATTAGGTCTGGATCCACATCAGAAATATATTGCCTTATTGCCAGGCAGTCGTCGTGGCGAGATTGAGCGTTTGGGACCTTTGGTTCTGGATGCTGCCAATATTCTGCATCAGAAACATCCGGATTATACCTTTCTGATTCCTGCGATTAATGATGCGCGTAAACAGCAAATCGAAAGTTTATTGGCCACTTATCCTGAGAGCTTAAAAGCCCAAATTCGCCTGATGGAAAATACCAGCGCTGAGTCCAAAATTGGCCGTCAGGTCATGAATGCATCCAATATCATTGCACTGGCGTCTGGAACAGCAACGCTTGAAGCGATGTTGCTGCACCGTCCGATGGTGACTTTTTATAAATTGCACTGGCTGACCTATCGAATTGCCAAATTACTGGTAAAAATCCCATATTTTTCATTACCAAATATAATTGCTGGCAAAAAAGTGATTCAAGAACTCATCCAATCCGCTGCTACACCTGAAAATCTGGCAGCTGAAATTGAAAAACTGATGGATATTGAAGCAGCGCAGATTCAGGTTATGCAGCATATCACCATGCACAAGCAGCTACTTTCTGGCAATAGCGAAGATCCGGTCACAGCAGTATTGGCATTAGTCCAGTAA